The DNA sequence AACCCTAGCCATCGCGACATCTctcagatctagatctagaagaGAAGCAGGAGAAGGAGGATGAGAAGGAGGAGCAGAAGGAGAACTTAGATCTAGAGGAGAGGTGGATGAGAGGAAGGAGGATGTCTCAGATCTAGACCTACCTCGCTCGGAACTGCCACCACCGCTCTCTTCTCCAGTTGCATGGAGGTTGTAGAGCGAGGGAAGAAGgctgggagggagagagggaggggtgGCTCACTAGAAATCGCCACCATCGCCTCCCTATCCAGTAGCATGGAGGTCACAGAGAGAGGAAGAGAGAAAGGAAGGGAGTACGAACAGACGAGGTGACGGTAAGCTAGATGTGAGCGTGGTAGCCGTCCCAGAGAGCAGCAGCGCGCGAGAGCAATAGCAAGCACAGCAGCGAGCGGCGCAGTGCAGAGGAGTGGAGAGAGGGAGCGGGCGAGGCAACGGACAGAGAAGAGACCAGGTGCGGAGGCTTGTGAGGACGGGACGGATAAGCCGACGGGACGCATCTCACGAGGACGGGACGGTCGGATGGGGCGCATTGCAAGTTGAGTCTGTCCGAATGGACGGACGTTCTAGAAGTAGCTTTATCGTTTCATAAAGTGCATAACAAGAGTTGATTCTCAAGCATATTGTAATTACGACCTAACCACACTGTCTCTAGTCTGCCGGCTACCATGGCTACCATTGCCGAAAAGGTCACCGTCCTTGAGGATCTCCGCAGAGCGCAGCGTGCGAATGGCCCGGCCGCCGTGCTGGCCATCGGCACGGCAACCCCGGCAAACTGCGTGCTACAAGACCAGTTCCCCGACTGGTACTTCCGTGTCACCCGTAGCGACCACCTCACGAAGCTCAAAGCCAAGATGACGAGAATATGTACTGTTTCAATTCAATCATTCTCAATTGTCGAAACATTTTCTACTCTACTgagtgagaaaaaaaaaacaagatgaCAATGTTCGCTTCCATCTCAGGTAACAAATCAGGCATCAAGAAGCGCTATTTCCACCACACGGAGGAGACGATCAGCAGGCACCCGGAGTTCCTAGACCGCGCGCTGCCGTCGCTCGGCGCGAGGCTGCGAACCACCGCGGACGCCGTGGCAGagctggccgcggcggcggcgggagcagCGATCGCGGAGTGGGGCCGCCCAGCGGCCGACATCACGCACCTCGTCGTCGCCACCAACTccggcgccgacgagccggGCGCGGACCTCCGACTCGCTTTGCTACTAGGACTCCGTCCGACCGTGCGCCGCACCCTGCTCTACCTGCACGGCTGCTCGGCGGGGCTCGTCGCGATCCGCGTCGCCAGGGACATCGCCGAGAACAACCGCGGCGCCCGCGTGCTCGTGGCCTGCGCCCACACCGTGCTCCTCACCTTCGGCGCGCCggacgaggcccgcctcgacgcGCTCGTCACCTCGGCGCTGTTCGCCGACGGTGCCGGCGCGGTCGTCGTCGGCGCCGACCCGGTGCTGCCCGTCGAGCGCCCCGTCTTCCACTTGGTGTCCTCGGCGCAGGCGACGCTGCCGGCGACTGAACGTACCGTGGGGATCAGCCTCGGCGAGAGCGGCGTCGAGTACGGCGTGTCCGTGGAGGTGCCGGCGCTTGTCCGCGACAGCATAGAGCGGTGCCTGGCGGACTCGATGGCGCCGCTCGGCCTCGCGAACGCGaaagacggcggcggcggcggcggctggaacTGGAACAGCCTTTTCTGGGCGGTGCACCCTGGTGGCCGTGCGCTCTTGGACAGCTACGAGGCCGCGCTGGGCCTAGAGACAGCGAAGCTCGCGGCTAGCCGGCGCGTGCTGGCCGAGCACGGCAACATGTTGGGCGCGACCATCATCTTCGTCCTCGACGAGATACGGCGGCGCCACCAAGATGGTGGGGAGGAAAAGGTGGACTGTAAGTGGGGGATCATGACAGGACTTGGCCCGGGACTTACAATTGAGACTATAGTTTTGCATACTGCCGGCAGCCGGAACGAAGACTAGCTTATTATGATCACGGCTTCATATACTCATACACAAGGGATGCGCTACATGGTTTGGGTTACTTAAACTACTAGTATAATGTCCGTTTAAAATACTAGTATAATGTCCATGCTAACGCTACGGCAGTACGGACAAATCAAATAACTAAAAGATATACTCCTTTCAGTCCTCTAATAACTGACGTTTTGATGTTGTcctaaataaaatattataaaCTTGTAGACTAACTTGATTTGCATATGTTAAGTTTGGAAATGTGAAAATTTATAAACATTAGCCCATAACTTCACACAAGAATTATGTTGATATTATCATTTTCGTCCCTTTTTCACTTTTCCTCATTACCTTCATGTGCATATTATTAGAAAAATTATGGACGAACTTTTTCTAATAATTATTATAGATTAATAATTATACAAGACATTTTTATATTTATTCTTAAATAATATCTTTGTAATAAAAAAACACTTCTAAGTCGCACCCATGTATGTTTCTCATTAGTTATTAAAATTCAGAAAAAATATTATACAATATTTTATTCACCTTC is a window from the Sorghum bicolor cultivar BTx623 chromosome 5, Sorghum_bicolor_NCBIv3, whole genome shotgun sequence genome containing:
- the LOC8064810 gene encoding bisdemethoxycurcumin synthase codes for the protein MATIAEKVTVLEDLRRAQRANGPAAVLAIGTATPANCVLQDQFPDWYFRVTRSDHLTKLKAKMTRICNKSGIKKRYFHHTEETISRHPEFLDRALPSLGARLRTTADAVAELAAAAAGAAIAEWGRPAADITHLVVATNSGADEPGADLRLALLLGLRPTVRRTLLYLHGCSAGLVAIRVARDIAENNRGARVLVACAHTVLLTFGAPDEARLDALVTSALFADGAGAVVVGADPVLPVERPVFHLVSSAQATLPATERTVGISLGESGVEYGVSVEVPALVRDSIERCLADSMAPLGLANAKDGGGGGGWNWNSLFWAVHPGGRALLDSYEAALGLETAKLAASRRVLAEHGNMLGATIIFVLDEIRRRHQDGGEEKVDCKWGIMTGLGPGLTIETIVLHTAGSRNED